DNA sequence from the Desulfovibrio sp. genome:
GGAGGCCAACCCCAAGGCCCGGGTTTGCGTGGTCGCCAAAACCATGCCCACCCGCTGCGCTACAGCCATGGCCGAGGGCGGCATCAACGGCGTCATTGATTTCAGCAAGGGCGATTCTTACGACCTGCACGCCTTTGATACTGTCAAAGGCGGCGACTACCTTGTGGATCAGGACGCGGTGCTGGATTTCTGCGAAGAGGCAGGCCGCACCATCCACGCTCTTGATTACCTTGGCATGCCTTTTTCGCGCGACGATGCCGGCGCGCCCAAGGCGCGCTATGCTGGCGGCGCGTCCAAGGTCCGGTGTATCTACTCTGCCGACAAAACCGGCCACATTGTCATCCAGACCCTGTTTGCCGAGGCCCTTACGCGCGGAGTCAAGTTCCTCATGGATTACCAGCTGCTTGACATTGGCAAGGGCAATGGCGCGTTGGAGGGCGTTGTGCTGCGCAACATCCGCACTGGCGAGATCATGCCCGTGCGGGCCAAGGCTGTTATTATGGCAAGCGGCGGCTATAGCCGGGTATACTGGAACCGTTCGTCAACGCCCTACGTGGCGACAGGCGACGGGCCTGCGGCAGCCCTGCGCGCGGGGGTTCCTATAAAAGACCCCGAAATGACGCAGTTTCACCCCACAGGCGTTGTGCACGGCGGCGTGCTCATTACAGAAGCAGCCCGCGGCGAAGGCGGTTATCTGGTCAACCGCCTGGGCGAACGTTTTATGTCCCGCTACGCCAAGGATCGCATGGAGCTGGCCCCCCGCGACATCGTATCCCGCTCCATCGAATCGGAAATTCTCGCTGGCCGGGCCTTTGGCGAGGGCATGGAGGCCTATGTCTACCTTGATCTGCGCCACCTGGGCGAAGCCAAGATCGACAAGGATCTGCCGCTGATCCGCCACATCGGCAAGCTTTTTGAGGGCATCGATCTCGCCAAGGAACCCATGATCATCAGGCCCACGGCCCACTACTGCATGGGCGGCATTGACGTGCTGAACTATCGCCAGATGAACACGCTCCTGCCGGGGCTTTACGCCGCCGGAGAGGCGTCCAATGTGTCCATTCACGGGGCCAACCGCCTTGGCGGCAATTCACTGGCCGAGGCTTCCGCCACCGGCAACTGGGCAGGGCAGGGGGCCGCCGCCTACGCCAAGGGGGCATCGCCCGCAGCCGAGGGCAAAAATCTGCTCGAACTCTGCAGCAAGTGGACGGACCATTACGCCAAGGTTACGGCCCGCACTGCCAAGACAGACATTTTTGCCATCCGCGAACGCCTTGGCGAGGTCATGTGGGACAACATGGGCATCTTCCGCACCGAAGACAATATGCGCCAGGCCGCCAACGAGCTGGATTCCCTGTCAAGGGCCTATGAAGACGCCAGCGTACCTTGCACCAATCCTGGCTACAACACGCTTTACACACAGTATGTGGAGCTGGGCAATCTGCTCACCTGCGCCAAGGCGGCCACCTTTGCCGCAAGGGCCAGACAGGAATCACGCGGGGCGCACTGCCGTACAGATTTTCCCAGGCGCGATGACGAGCGCTTTCTCAAGCACTCGCTCGTTACCCTGGCGGACGGCGGCATGAAGCTGGACTGGCGCGATGTGAGCATTATCAAATTCAAGCCTCAGGAGCGTAAGTACTGATGAGCGACGCAGTATTCATAGTTATTGAGCGTTTTGATGGAAAAAAACGGTACTCGCAGGAGTACACGCTGGCCCGCGCGGACGTTCACAATAAAACAGTGCTCAGCACCCTGATTTTTATCAAGGAGCATCTGGACCCGACGCTGAACTTTACCGCGGCCTGCCGCATGGCCATTTGCGGCGCTTGCGGCGTCAGACTTAACGGGCAACCCATCATCGCCTGCGACACCAGCATGGAAGATCAGTTGGCCCTGTATGCCACCAACAGGGTTACCATTGCGCCACTTGCCAATTTCAAGGTTATTTCAGACCTGGTGGTGGATTGGGAACCCGCGCTTGAAAATCTGCGCAAGGTTCACCCTTCGCTTATGGCCCGCAAAGAGTTTTCCAAGGAAAAAGGCTGCCGACAAAGCGCTGGCGACATGGAAAAAATTGCAGACATGTGGGACTGCATTCTTTGCGGATGCTGCGCATCGTCCTGCAACAAACTTTCCGTCAACCGGGCAGACTATCTGGAGCCCTTTGTCTTCAACATCGCCGCTCGCATGTCGGTGGATTCGCGCAGCAAAGACCCCATGATTCACGCCAAGCCAGCTTTTGACAACGGCCTGTGGAAATGCGTGCACTGTCAGGAATGCGCCAACGTATGCCCCAAACATATCAAGCCGGTGGAAGGCATAAGCATAATGCGCAATATCACCGTGAACCGGGGGCTCAATCAGGGCAAAGGGCCGGAGCATGCCGAAGCCTTCTTGACCGACATGCGCGACACGGGCCGCCTTAACGAAATGAAAATGGCCCTGCGCACAGAAGGCGTAACCGCCATGACCAGAGTTGGCCTTGCCGTCAACCTGCTGCGTCGCGGCAAGGTTCACCCCACAGAACTTTTGGGCAATGACCCCATCAAGGGGCAGGCCGATTTTGTCCGCATTCTTGATCTGGCAAAAGCTGATGCCAAGGGTAAGGAGTAAAACATGCTGAAGCGTTATGCTTTTTTTCCAGGCTGTGTGCTGAATGCCGCCGCCAGCGAAGCACGTACAGCCCTGGAGGCCAGTGCAAAACTGCTGGACGTGGAACTGGTGGAGATACCGGGCTGGAGCTGTTGCGGCGCATCGCATGTGCAGGACATAGCTCCTAATGAGGCTCTGGCCGCCAATGCCCGCAATCTGGCGTTGGGCGAACAGATCGGCGCTCCGGTTATCACCGCGTGCAGCACCTGCTCCCTCATGCTGCGCACCGCCAAGTCCGAGCTTGATCATGGCAAAAAAGATCAGGCAAACCGCTGGCTTTCGCCCGCCAATCTTGAATACAAAGGCACTGCGGAAGTAACCACCCTTCTGTGGGAACTCGCCAAAGACCTGCCCGCCCTCAAGGCAAAGGTCAAAAAGCCCCTCGCAGGGCTGAACGTGGCCTGCTTTTATGGCTGCCACAGCATACGGCCCGAACCCATCATGAACTTTGAAAGCTCTCGCGTGCCGCACAGCCTGGAAGATATCGTCGTTGCTCTGGGCGCTACGCCGGTGCCCTATGCCCGCCGACTCGACTGCTGCGGTTTCCATGCGGTGTACCCGGCAGAACATGATGCCATGGTGATGATCTCGTCACTGGTTACAGACGCCGCCAAAGCCAGGGCCCACTGCGTTGTATCGCCCTGCCCCCTGTGCCAGATGCAACTGGACATGTATCAGGGCAATGCTGCTGACGTGACAGGCAGCAATGCCTCGGTGCCCGCGCTGCACCTGCCGCAATTGCTGGCTATTGCACTGGGAGCCGCGCCTGATTCTCTGGGCCTGGACAGGCTCATTGTGGCCCCCGATGGGCTGAAAAAAGTTCTTTCGCTGTAGCAGACAGCGCCATCAATCATAATCGTACCAAGGGGAAGCATGATGAAAATGATACTCAGGTCTGTATGTCTGACTGTATGCGGCACGGTTTTACTGGCCCTTGCGAGCCTTGCCAGCGCTGCTGAAATCAGCGTTGTCAGCTCCGGCGGCTTTGCAGCCGCCTACAAGGCGCTTTGCCCGGAGTTTGAAAAAGCCACGGGGGATACCCTCAAATCCGCGTGGGGACCGTCCATGGGCGATACCCACAACGCCATACCCCAACGCCTGGAACGCGGAGAGGCCATTGACGTGGTCATCATGGTGGGCAATTCGCTCGACAAGCTGGTCAAGGAAGGCAAGGTCGATCCGTCAAGTACGGTACTGCTGGCACGCTCCAAAGTTGCTCTGGCTGTAAAGGCAGGAGCGCCCTCCCCTGATATCTCGACCGTAGAAGCCCTGAAGCAGACCATGCTCAAGGCCAAAAGCATTGCCTATTCCGACAGCGCCAGCGGCACCTATATCGCCAAGGTTCTGATTCCCAAGCTGGGCCTTGCGGACGCCCTCAAGGACAAGGCCCACATGATCCCTGCGGAGCCTGTGGGCAAGGTGGTAGCCCGTGGCGAAGCCGAGATCGGTTTTCAGCAGCTCAGCGAACTCAAGCCCATTGAAGGTATCCATATTGTGGGTCTGATCCCCGAAGCCGTGCAGGAAGTAACGCTGTTCTCCGCCGGCATGGTCAAGGGGGCCAAAAACCCTGAAGGTGCCAAGGCCCTGCTGAAGTACCTCGCTTCACCCCAATCTTCCAAGATTATTGACGACACAGGCCTGGAAGCGGCCAACCGCTAAACATTTGTCCATAACGCAAAAGGCCCCTGTCCGTCATGCGAGCAGGGGCTTTTTGCATATAAAGGGCATCGGGGTTGAACCTGAGCCTGCAAATCATCCGACAAACTTTTGCGCGCCGTTCACGCCCAGACCTGTTCTTGCAAATGCCGCAGGCACTTGCCCGCTGTGGCAAAATTCTTGCGCAGATCGGCATAGTCCGGCACCGTGCGCGCGCCGCCACGGTCATAGAGCACAAGGCCGCCAGCAAAGGTATCCACATCGTCAGGGTCGTGACTGATAATCACGGCGGGGATTGTCAGGTCATCCATCAGTTCAAGCAGTTCTTCGCGCAGGCGCTCACGCAGCAGGGGATCAAGCGCGGAAAAAGGCTCATCAAGCAGCAGGAGCAAGGGGTCTGCATTGAGCGCCCGCGCCAGAGCCGCGCGCTGCCGCTGCCCGCCGGATATCTGCGATGGCAGGTGGGCCGCCAGATGCCCGATGCCCAAGCGTTCCAGCATGGCCTGCGCCTTGTCGCGCTCCTCGCCGCACACCTTCCAGGGCCAGCAGCCCGTGCGCGGATAGGCCACGTTCTGCAACAGGCTCAGGTGCGGAAACAGGGCGTAATCCTGAAACATATAGCCGATGCGCCGCTTCTGCACAGAAACAAACACGCCTTGCGCAGCATCGTACAAGGTGCAGTCGCCAATGCGGATGTGGCCTGCGTCGGGCCTTGTCAGCCCCGCCAGACACTGCATGGTCAGCGACTTGCCGGAACCGGATGGGCCAAAAAGCACCGCGCACTTGTGCTCGTCGCCGATCTCGTAGCCCACGTCCAGATTGAAGGGCGTGACTCCATTTTTGAAACTTTTTACCAACCGCAACGAGATCATCAGCGCCGCCCCTTGAGTTTCACAAGCAGTTCCGCCGCCATCAGCAGAGTCACGCACACGGCGGAGGTAATGAACACAAGCCAGGAGGCCTGGAGGTCATTGCCCGCCTGAAAGGCATCGTA
Encoded proteins:
- a CDS encoding FAD-binding protein, with amino-acid sequence MSDKKLFMNRRTFIKASVVTAGALTFTFGLGGLGSSLWAANNKPMLDFDIIVVGSGGAGLRAAVSAMEANPKARVCVVAKTMPTRCATAMAEGGINGVIDFSKGDSYDLHAFDTVKGGDYLVDQDAVLDFCEEAGRTIHALDYLGMPFSRDDAGAPKARYAGGASKVRCIYSADKTGHIVIQTLFAEALTRGVKFLMDYQLLDIGKGNGALEGVVLRNIRTGEIMPVRAKAVIMASGGYSRVYWNRSSTPYVATGDGPAAALRAGVPIKDPEMTQFHPTGVVHGGVLITEAARGEGGYLVNRLGERFMSRYAKDRMELAPRDIVSRSIESEILAGRAFGEGMEAYVYLDLRHLGEAKIDKDLPLIRHIGKLFEGIDLAKEPMIIRPTAHYCMGGIDVLNYRQMNTLLPGLYAAGEASNVSIHGANRLGGNSLAEASATGNWAGQGAAAYAKGASPAAEGKNLLELCSKWTDHYAKVTARTAKTDIFAIRERLGEVMWDNMGIFRTEDNMRQAANELDSLSRAYEDASVPCTNPGYNTLYTQYVELGNLLTCAKAATFAARARQESRGAHCRTDFPRRDDERFLKHSLVTLADGGMKLDWRDVSIIKFKPQERKY
- a CDS encoding succinate dehydrogenase/fumarate reductase iron-sulfur subunit, which codes for MSDAVFIVIERFDGKKRYSQEYTLARADVHNKTVLSTLIFIKEHLDPTLNFTAACRMAICGACGVRLNGQPIIACDTSMEDQLALYATNRVTIAPLANFKVISDLVVDWEPALENLRKVHPSLMARKEFSKEKGCRQSAGDMEKIADMWDCILCGCCASSCNKLSVNRADYLEPFVFNIAARMSVDSRSKDPMIHAKPAFDNGLWKCVHCQECANVCPKHIKPVEGISIMRNITVNRGLNQGKGPEHAEAFLTDMRDTGRLNEMKMALRTEGVTAMTRVGLAVNLLRRGKVHPTELLGNDPIKGQADFVRILDLAKADAKGKE
- a CDS encoding CoB--CoM heterodisulfide reductase iron-sulfur subunit B family protein → MLKRYAFFPGCVLNAAASEARTALEASAKLLDVELVEIPGWSCCGASHVQDIAPNEALAANARNLALGEQIGAPVITACSTCSLMLRTAKSELDHGKKDQANRWLSPANLEYKGTAEVTTLLWELAKDLPALKAKVKKPLAGLNVACFYGCHSIRPEPIMNFESSRVPHSLEDIVVALGATPVPYARRLDCCGFHAVYPAEHDAMVMISSLVTDAAKARAHCVVSPCPLCQMQLDMYQGNAADVTGSNASVPALHLPQLLAIALGAAPDSLGLDRLIVAPDGLKKVLSL
- the modA gene encoding molybdate ABC transporter substrate-binding protein; amino-acid sequence: MMKMILRSVCLTVCGTVLLALASLASAAEISVVSSGGFAAAYKALCPEFEKATGDTLKSAWGPSMGDTHNAIPQRLERGEAIDVVIMVGNSLDKLVKEGKVDPSSTVLLARSKVALAVKAGAPSPDISTVEALKQTMLKAKSIAYSDSASGTYIAKVLIPKLGLADALKDKAHMIPAEPVGKVVARGEAEIGFQQLSELKPIEGIHIVGLIPEAVQEVTLFSAGMVKGAKNPEGAKALLKYLASPQSSKIIDDTGLEAANR
- a CDS encoding ATP-binding cassette domain-containing protein → MISLRLVKSFKNGVTPFNLDVGYEIGDEHKCAVLFGPSGSGKSLTMQCLAGLTRPDAGHIRIGDCTLYDAAQGVFVSVQKRRIGYMFQDYALFPHLSLLQNVAYPRTGCWPWKVCGEERDKAQAMLERLGIGHLAAHLPSQISGGQRQRAALARALNADPLLLLLDEPFSALDPLLRERLREELLELMDDLTIPAVIISHDPDDVDTFAGGLVLYDRGGARTVPDYADLRKNFATAGKCLRHLQEQVWA